Proteins encoded by one window of Sulfurospirillum barnesii SES-3:
- the murJ gene encoding murein biosynthesis integral membrane protein MurJ, which produces MLIKIFFTNSIGTLVSRIFGFIRDMLSASILGANIYSDIFFVAFKFPNLFRRIFAEGAFTQSFIPSFIKTPRKALFTYTIFTRFFLFLIFFSLIVTLFSEFFAKIIAFGFDKETITLSAPFVAINFYYLPLIFCVTLFGSLLQYKHHFAVTAFSTALLNIGMIGALLFFQGYDKKTIVYALSYGVLVGGILQVIVHLIALKKDNFCRLFTLAFRHRKKKDALLKESNKNFNRAFFHSILGNSTPQIVSFVDTTLASFLISGSISYLYYGNRIFQLPLALFAIALTTGIFPKMTRLLKANNEIEASKLLSQGFWILAFLLTTSTLGGYMLSHEIVWLLFEHGSFSKEDTLNTGFILAMYMIGLVPFGLAKLFSLWLYARMRQKEAAVIAAYSLVANLLFSLALIKPMGAAGLALAGSLAGCVLLFFTLRSFGFRAFFAILYSKKLMILLALLLLEWVILRYAKELIHAYL; this is translated from the coding sequence ATGCTTATTAAAATTTTTTTTACAAACAGTATTGGAACCCTAGTATCACGCATTTTCGGTTTTATTCGAGATATGCTTAGTGCTTCTATATTAGGGGCAAATATTTACAGTGATATATTCTTTGTAGCCTTTAAATTCCCTAATTTGTTTCGCCGTATTTTTGCTGAAGGAGCCTTTACACAAAGTTTTATTCCTAGTTTTATTAAAACACCTAGAAAAGCGCTCTTTACTTATACTATTTTTACACGTTTTTTCTTGTTTCTGATTTTCTTTTCACTGATTGTAACACTCTTTAGTGAATTTTTTGCCAAAATTATTGCCTTTGGTTTTGATAAAGAAACCATTACGCTTAGCGCACCTTTTGTTGCTATTAATTTTTACTATTTACCGCTTATTTTTTGTGTCACTCTTTTTGGCTCACTGCTTCAATACAAGCATCATTTTGCGGTCACTGCTTTTTCCACCGCCCTTTTAAACATTGGTATGATAGGTGCTTTATTGTTCTTTCAAGGATACGATAAAAAAACCATTGTCTATGCTCTCAGTTATGGTGTCTTAGTCGGTGGTATCTTACAAGTTATCGTCCATCTTATTGCCCTCAAAAAAGATAATTTTTGCAGGCTTTTTACCCTCGCTTTTCGACATAGAAAGAAGAAAGATGCTCTTTTAAAAGAGAGCAATAAAAACTTTAACCGTGCTTTTTTTCACTCAATTTTAGGAAATTCAACCCCACAAATTGTCTCCTTTGTTGACACAACATTGGCTAGTTTTTTAATCAGTGGAAGTATTAGTTACCTTTATTATGGTAACCGCATTTTTCAGCTTCCCCTAGCACTTTTTGCCATTGCGCTTACCACAGGAATTTTTCCCAAAATGACACGCCTTTTAAAAGCCAATAACGAAATAGAAGCATCCAAATTACTCTCTCAAGGCTTTTGGATTTTAGCTTTTTTACTGACAACGTCTACGCTTGGTGGCTATATGCTTAGCCATGAAATTGTCTGGCTTTTGTTTGAGCATGGCTCTTTTAGCAAAGAAGACACCCTAAATACGGGGTTTATCTTAGCGATGTACATGATAGGGCTGGTACCTTTTGGCTTGGCTAAACTCTTTTCACTGTGGCTTTATGCCCGTATGCGCCAAAAAGAGGCTGCGGTTATTGCCGCATATTCCCTGGTTGCTAACCTTCTTTTTTCTTTGGCACTCATCAAACCTATGGGGGCTGCTGGGCTTGCATTGGCAGGTTCTTTAGCAGGATGCGTGTTGTTGTTTTTTACCCTCCGCTCTTTTGGCTTTAGAGCCTTTTTTGCTATACTGTATAGTAAAAAGCTGATGATTTTACTCGCCCTACTTCTTTTAGAATGGGTCATTTTACGTTATGCAAAGGAACTTATTCATGCTTATTTATGA
- a CDS encoding flagellar assembly protein A: MGIFDKIKGQTSDKTTEVSQVSPEFKSIIIDTNNVLKEIKNVATANRLNSSDLAFKLLKIITYYSDEKSENHEMTQEEMSLLLDDSFLLNPNLKITQTYRVEIYKIGQEETPMAHLPEITLSGNKNLTKIIATVAQSHDVTYSSDLEQRMIDDIQIKKIKTGILVGIRDHNMYQEVKKLVAMIHVNGFLDKNHSFIVCAGVDEIAPINDNLVFHYKKKMNAKSSDGKVDYSKRGFILAVEKDECILEYIKPQAGTPGRNCRGVFIAVPEPRVSHTEVITTTEHITKKESETSIKYIANRGGYVNIDKGTYDIQEHMEINEISFKSTGSIDASLDSNIKINIKETDILKDAIGAGMSVETAEVHVQGNVGSGARVKAKVVEIGGQTHQSSYIEADKIKVTVHHGEANGQDVEIERLEGGKVIADTVYVKHMTGGEIIAKVIKIDNLMSNAKITASEKIEIAEFKGSNNKLIIDPSVTKEFNEMIASINKKIEVLEEELKAFPRQLTSKKEFIDKNKPMAEMVKEKIMELKRNNVEPPITLFAKVKDFQEKVMDYNAFLQIFKDKKEELREYKEELNGVQNKVFLAKIINHSTWKEFNEVRFKLIYPPRDMTYNPKENEIIREISLKDMGTGEYRIIRASEYSRS; encoded by the coding sequence TTGGGAATATTTGATAAAATTAAAGGTCAAACTTCAGACAAAACAACAGAGGTTTCTCAAGTATCGCCTGAATTTAAATCTATTATTATCGACACCAACAATGTTTTAAAAGAGATTAAAAATGTTGCCACAGCCAATCGACTAAACAGTTCAGATTTGGCGTTTAAACTACTTAAAATCATTACGTATTACAGTGATGAAAAAAGTGAAAATCATGAAATGACGCAAGAAGAGATGTCCTTGCTCCTTGATGATAGTTTTTTACTCAATCCCAATCTGAAAATTACACAAACTTACCGAGTAGAAATTTATAAAATAGGGCAAGAAGAGACGCCTATGGCGCATTTACCTGAAATCACACTCAGTGGAAATAAAAATTTAACCAAAATTATTGCAACGGTTGCCCAAAGCCATGATGTGACCTACAGTTCTGATTTAGAACAACGCATGATTGATGATATTCAAATTAAAAAAATTAAAACAGGCATTTTGGTAGGTATTCGTGATCACAACATGTATCAAGAAGTTAAAAAGTTGGTGGCTATGATTCATGTGAATGGTTTTTTAGATAAAAATCATTCTTTTATTGTTTGTGCGGGTGTGGATGAAATCGCTCCAATTAATGATAATTTGGTGTTCCATTACAAGAAAAAAATGAATGCGAAAAGTTCGGATGGAAAAGTAGATTACTCCAAACGGGGTTTTATTTTAGCGGTTGAAAAAGATGAGTGTATTCTTGAATACATCAAACCTCAAGCAGGTACCCCTGGTCGTAATTGTCGGGGTGTTTTTATAGCGGTTCCTGAGCCTCGTGTTTCTCATACTGAAGTGATAACAACAACAGAACATATTACAAAAAAAGAGAGTGAAACCAGCATCAAATATATCGCAAATCGTGGAGGATATGTCAATATTGATAAAGGTACCTATGATATTCAAGAGCATATGGAAATTAATGAAATTAGCTTTAAATCCACAGGTTCTATCGATGCCAGTTTGGATTCTAATATCAAGATAAATATTAAAGAGACGGATATTCTCAAAGATGCCATTGGTGCGGGAATGAGTGTAGAGACTGCTGAAGTGCATGTGCAAGGGAATGTAGGCAGCGGAGCAAGGGTAAAAGCAAAAGTGGTTGAAATTGGTGGACAAACGCATCAAAGCTCTTACATTGAAGCGGATAAAATTAAAGTAACGGTTCACCATGGTGAAGCCAATGGTCAGGATGTTGAAATCGAACGCTTAGAAGGTGGTAAAGTCATAGCCGATACGGTCTATGTGAAACATATGACAGGCGGAGAAATTATTGCTAAGGTGATTAAAATTGACAATTTGATGTCCAATGCAAAAATTACGGCTTCGGAAAAAATTGAAATTGCGGAGTTTAAAGGAAGCAATAATAAACTGATTATTGATCCCAGCGTCACGAAAGAATTTAATGAAATGATAGCGTCTATTAATAAAAAAATTGAAGTTTTAGAAGAAGAACTCAAAGCCTTTCCACGACAACTTACCAGTAAAAAAGAGTTTATTGACAAAAATAAACCTATGGCAGAGATGGTCAAAGAAAAAATCATGGAGTTAAAGCGTAACAATGTTGAACCCCCTATAACGCTTTTTGCAAAAGTAAAAGACTTTCAGGAAAAAGTGATGGACTACAACGCTTTTTTACAAATTTTTAAAGATAAAAAAGAGGAATTACGTGAGTACAAAGAAGAGCTTAATGGTGTTCAAAATAAAGTCTTTTTGGCAAAAATCATTAACCACTCAACCTGGAAAGAGTTCAATGAGGTTCGGTTTAAATTGATTTATCCACCACGTGACATGACGTATAATCCAAAAGAGAATGAAATTATCCGTGAAATAAGCCTCAAAGATATGGGTACAGGAGAGTATCGTATTATACGGGCAAGTGAGTACAGTCGTTCATGA
- the pta gene encoding phosphate acetyltransferase → MQTKSLYISSLESAAGSLIVTMGIMELLKGRLGKVAFFRPVIASEHEPDQDISFMLEYYALKMAYEDTYGYTVHQVESLIAENKYNEVLETLIEKFKLLESQYDFVLVEGLNQSIFSNTLDFDINLSIAKNLSSPFISVLKGKGKSVKEVVDEIHIETEAIRATGCQHFATFVNRLGQSEAQALKELANSLALQSTPIYFLEEVPELDTPTVAEIQKKLGCMHIYGEEKDLRRVVKQSKIAAMRLENFLEHIEEGDLIITPGDRSDVIVGCLGTVLSKNYPNISGILLTGGLLPHKSINKLFLGFNDFSVPVLSVDTDTYHTAVNVAQVPATITAQSVRKIALAMGLFSSNVNTKEIETMINAESSHASITPVMFEYALFERARSDRKKIVLPESSDERILRATEILLRRNVADIILLGNPEEVLRRSASLGLDISKAEIIDPIHSPLMEEFVTAFYEMRKAKGLSLEVARDSMMLTNYFATMMVSLGYADGMVSGAIHTTQETIRPALQIIKTKPGISIVSSLFFMCLDTRVLVYGDCAVNQDPNAEELAQIAISSADTASMFGIEPKVAMLSYSTGDSGKGEEVEKVRLATKIVKDSRPDLMVEGPIQYDAAIDPSVAKTKLPNSKVAGEATIFIFPDLNTGNNTYKAVQRSSGAVAIGPVLQGLRKPVNDLSRGCLVPDIVNTVAITAIQAQTNNGVNN, encoded by the coding sequence ATGCAAACGAAAAGTTTATATATTTCATCGTTAGAATCAGCAGCGGGCAGCCTGATTGTGACGATGGGTATTATGGAGTTGCTAAAAGGTCGTCTGGGTAAGGTTGCTTTTTTTAGACCCGTCATCGCAAGTGAGCATGAGCCTGATCAAGATATTAGTTTTATGTTGGAGTATTATGCTCTTAAAATGGCGTATGAAGATACGTATGGTTACACCGTGCATCAAGTCGAAAGCCTTATTGCCGAGAATAAATACAATGAGGTTTTAGAAACCCTTATTGAAAAGTTTAAACTCTTAGAAAGCCAGTATGATTTTGTGCTTGTGGAGGGGCTTAATCAATCTATTTTTTCAAATACCCTTGACTTTGACATCAATCTTTCCATCGCAAAAAATCTTAGTTCCCCCTTTATTAGTGTGTTAAAAGGAAAAGGGAAAAGTGTTAAAGAAGTGGTGGATGAAATTCATATTGAAACCGAAGCCATTCGTGCGACAGGATGCCAACACTTTGCTACTTTTGTCAATCGTTTGGGACAATCTGAAGCCCAAGCACTCAAAGAGCTTGCAAACTCTCTTGCGCTTCAATCAACACCGATCTATTTTTTAGAAGAAGTGCCAGAACTTGACACTCCAACCGTGGCTGAAATTCAGAAAAAATTAGGGTGTATGCATATTTATGGTGAAGAGAAAGATTTAAGACGTGTGGTCAAACAGAGTAAAATTGCGGCGATGCGATTGGAAAATTTTTTAGAACATATCGAAGAGGGTGATTTGATTATTACACCAGGTGATAGATCTGATGTCATTGTTGGGTGTTTAGGAACAGTGTTGTCTAAAAACTATCCTAATATTTCAGGCATTTTGCTCACAGGTGGCTTGCTTCCCCATAAATCGATTAATAAACTTTTTTTAGGTTTTAATGATTTTTCTGTTCCTGTCCTAAGTGTTGATACGGATACGTATCATACTGCTGTTAATGTTGCACAAGTTCCTGCAACGATTACCGCACAAAGTGTTCGAAAAATTGCCTTAGCGATGGGACTTTTTTCATCCAATGTGAATACCAAAGAGATTGAGACAATGATTAACGCTGAATCGTCACATGCTTCCATTACACCTGTGATGTTTGAATACGCACTGTTTGAGCGTGCACGAAGTGATCGCAAAAAGATTGTACTTCCTGAGAGCAGTGATGAGCGTATTTTAAGAGCAACAGAGATTTTATTGCGTCGTAATGTTGCAGATATTATTCTTCTTGGAAACCCTGAAGAGGTTTTGCGTAGAAGTGCTTCTTTGGGATTAGACATTAGTAAAGCAGAGATTATTGATCCGATTCATTCTCCGCTTATGGAAGAGTTTGTGACTGCTTTTTATGAAATGCGAAAAGCCAAAGGGCTCTCTTTGGAAGTGGCACGTGATAGTATGATGCTTACCAATTATTTTGCAACCATGATGGTCTCTTTAGGCTATGCCGATGGTATGGTCTCAGGAGCAATTCATACCACGCAAGAGACAATTCGTCCTGCCCTTCAAATTATTAAAACCAAACCAGGGATTTCCATTGTTTCAAGCCTTTTCTTTATGTGTTTGGATACCCGTGTTCTTGTATACGGTGATTGTGCGGTCAATCAAGACCCGAATGCAGAAGAGCTTGCACAAATTGCCATCTCTTCAGCAGATACCGCAAGCATGTTTGGAATTGAACCAAAAGTCGCCATGCTCTCGTACTCAACAGGGGATTCAGGAAAAGGTGAAGAGGTTGAAAAAGTAAGGCTTGCAACAAAAATTGTTAAAGACTCACGTCCTGATTTAATGGTAGAAGGTCCTATTCAATACGATGCAGCCATTGATCCTAGTGTGGCTAAAACAAAACTTCCTAACAGTAAGGTTGCAGGTGAGGCTACGATTTTTATTTTCCCTGATTTAAACACAGGGAATAATACCTATAAAGCGGTTCAACGAAGTTCAGGTGCTGTGGCTATTGGTCCTGTCCTTCAAGGGCTTCGCAAACCTGTTAATGACCTCAGCCGTGGCTGTTTGGTTCCTGATATTGTCAACACAGTAGCGATTACTGCGATTCAAGCACAAACCAATAATGGAGTAAACAATTGA
- a CDS encoding type II toxin-antitoxin system Phd/YefM family antitoxin: MTYTKNEIMTATDMVRNFSSVLGSLSKGEHKRIVIVKNNRFEAVMVTVDEYEKMSEAVSILEKIYASTKKKSDG, translated from the coding sequence ATGACCTATACTAAAAATGAAATTATGACAGCAACTGATATGGTGCGTAATTTTAGCTCTGTATTGGGAAGCCTTAGCAAGGGTGAGCATAAGCGTATTGTCATTGTTAAAAATAATCGTTTTGAAGCAGTGATGGTAACAGTGGATGAATATGAAAAAATGAGCGAAGCGGTTAGTATTTTAGAAAAAATTTATGCGAGCACCAAAAAGAAGAGTGATGGCTAA
- a CDS encoding alpha/beta fold hydrolase, whose product MAKKEIVFQGNTYTLSYEILHLHQPKIILFLHGWGSTKEIMKQAFGKTFGGYQHLYLDLPGFGNSSVHEVLDTAMYARIVQLFLEALHVKPDIVFGHSFGGKVATLLEPQVLVLLSSAGVVVPKSLKVRAKIALFKACKPFFPQRFYRFFASKDVEGMNQRMYEILKRVVNEDFTPHFLTCKAQTFIFWGREDSATPLSSGEKIASLIQKSHFYPLEGDHFFFVKKGRDIEKLLLELGF is encoded by the coding sequence ATGGCTAAGAAAGAGATTGTTTTTCAGGGAAACACTTACACGCTTAGCTACGAGATTCTTCATCTTCATCAGCCCAAAATAATTCTCTTTTTACACGGTTGGGGCAGTACGAAAGAGATTATGAAACAAGCGTTTGGAAAGACGTTTGGAGGGTATCAACATCTCTATCTTGATTTACCTGGATTTGGAAATTCTTCTGTTCACGAAGTCCTTGATACGGCTATGTATGCACGTATTGTTCAACTTTTTTTAGAGGCATTACATGTAAAGCCTGATATTGTTTTTGGGCACTCCTTTGGTGGAAAAGTAGCCACACTTTTAGAACCTCAGGTGTTAGTTTTACTTTCCAGCGCTGGGGTTGTTGTTCCAAAGTCATTGAAAGTGAGGGCAAAGATAGCTTTATTTAAAGCATGTAAGCCTTTTTTTCCACAGCGTTTTTATCGTTTTTTTGCGAGTAAAGATGTGGAAGGAATGAACCAAAGAATGTACGAGATTTTAAAGCGGGTGGTGAATGAGGATTTTACACCTCACTTTCTTACATGTAAAGCGCAAACCTTTATTTTTTGGGGAAGAGAAGATAGTGCAACACCGCTTAGCAGTGGAGAAAAAATAGCTTCTTTGATCCAAAAAAGCCATTTTTATCCTTTAGAGGGAGACCATTTTTTCTTTGTTAAGAAGGGAAGAGATATTGAAAAATTGTTGTTGGAGCTTGGTTTTTGA
- a CDS encoding acylphosphatase — MNTYKLIVTGRVQKVGYRRFVIEMAETLGYRGYVKNTTDGNVEVVINASYEEDLEFFISKLYDGSMFSHVEDVTCQKIDSCIFRSFEKRS, encoded by the coding sequence TTGAATACGTATAAATTAATCGTTACGGGGCGCGTACAAAAAGTAGGATACCGTCGTTTTGTGATAGAAATGGCTGAAACGCTGGGGTATAGAGGGTATGTAAAAAATACGACTGATGGGAATGTTGAAGTTGTTATTAATGCAAGTTATGAAGAAGATTTGGAGTTTTTTATTTCCAAATTGTATGATGGTTCCATGTTTTCACATGTCGAAGATGTGACATGCCAAAAAATCGATTCTTGTATTTTTCGTTCTTTTGAAAAGAGGTCGTAA
- the ruvA gene encoding Holliday junction branch migration protein RuvA: MIVGIEGSVVKKEVTSVCIKTASGLSYKVFVSLFSISKINKNETISLHVSQIIREDQHSLYGFIDENEQKVFDTLIKLNGIGPSTALAICSTLSPDDFAGALLSQNISAFQKVPGIGPKSAKRILVELSDFSLQLLNDEHSNSSMQEASMALESLGFKKEMIRKVLSTLQGNDTQSIIKEALKKLS; this comes from the coding sequence ATGATAGTGGGCATTGAGGGAAGTGTTGTCAAAAAAGAAGTGACATCGGTTTGCATTAAGACGGCTTCAGGATTAAGTTATAAAGTGTTTGTCTCACTCTTTAGTATTTCAAAAATTAATAAAAATGAAACAATTTCTTTACATGTAAGTCAGATTATTCGTGAAGATCAGCACAGTTTGTATGGTTTTATAGATGAAAATGAACAAAAAGTTTTTGATACCTTGATTAAACTTAATGGTATTGGTCCTTCCACCGCCCTTGCCATCTGTTCAACCTTAAGCCCTGATGATTTTGCGGGGGCACTGCTTTCTCAAAATATTAGTGCTTTCCAAAAAGTTCCAGGCATTGGTCCAAAGAGTGCAAAACGTATTTTGGTGGAGCTGAGTGATTTTTCATTGCAATTGTTGAACGATGAACATAGCAATAGCAGTATGCAAGAAGCCTCTATGGCGCTTGAGAGTTTAGGATTTAAAAAAGAGATGATTCGTAAAGTTTTAAGCACACTTCAAGGGAACGATACCCAAAGTATTATTAAAGAAGCGCTGAAAAAGCTTTCATAA
- a CDS encoding Mur ligase family protein, translating into MEIFLTSVVHFAFVLCIGYYFMTAMQWYSYRLERILFHYNRYDWHLYFFIFPLFAYYLLDGIVLYCFSILLIIALSLWNKKNDKKLVFTARVKRFFLFLIFATLFQNTLCLTYISCQKFGIVIPLGLAQLLSMIFEKILFESYKKEAFHKVMQRSSMKVIAITASYGKTSIKNFLAQILSKQFLVYKTPRSVNTIGGIIKDINTDLPQACDVYIVEAGARLKGDIDAIARLVNPHIAIVGRIGAQHIEYFKTLENIRNTKMEMIHSNRLEKAFVHESAQVKASETVVCFGDDLKDVEATLDGVKFTMVIDGKEERFFSPLLGDFNAINLGVCIHVAKELGMRLEAIKEAIKELKGVEHRLQKIEAGGKVIIDDSFNGNLEGMLSSYALVASYAGRKVIVTPGIVESTVEANALLAQTIDDVFDLVIITGKSNAAILGLHVKKAQKIVLADKSQLQTVLAEQTHVGDLILFSNDAPSFI; encoded by the coding sequence ATGGAAATATTCCTCACCAGTGTGGTGCATTTTGCTTTTGTATTGTGCATCGGGTATTATTTTATGACGGCAATGCAATGGTATAGTTATCGATTAGAACGTATTTTATTCCATTATAATCGTTATGATTGGCATCTTTATTTTTTTATTTTTCCCTTATTTGCTTATTATCTGCTCGATGGTATTGTGTTGTATTGTTTTTCCATTCTTCTGATTATTGCACTGAGCCTGTGGAACAAGAAAAATGATAAAAAACTGGTTTTTACCGCACGGGTGAAGCGTTTTTTTCTTTTTTTAATTTTTGCAACACTTTTTCAAAACACCCTGTGTCTTACGTATATTTCGTGTCAAAAATTTGGTATTGTGATACCACTTGGTCTAGCCCAACTTTTAAGCATGATTTTTGAGAAAATTCTTTTTGAAAGTTATAAAAAAGAAGCGTTTCATAAAGTGATGCAACGCTCATCTATGAAAGTGATTGCGATTACCGCAAGTTACGGAAAAACAAGTATTAAAAATTTTTTAGCCCAGATACTTTCAAAGCAATTTTTAGTTTACAAAACCCCTCGCAGTGTGAATACTATTGGTGGAATTATCAAAGATATTAATACGGATTTACCTCAAGCATGTGATGTTTATATTGTCGAAGCAGGTGCGCGTCTTAAAGGGGATATTGATGCGATAGCACGTCTAGTTAATCCCCATATAGCAATTGTTGGACGTATTGGGGCGCAACACATTGAGTATTTTAAAACACTTGAGAATATTCGCAATACCAAAATGGAAATGATTCATTCAAACCGTCTTGAAAAAGCTTTTGTTCATGAGAGTGCACAGGTAAAAGCTTCTGAGACAGTTGTCTGTTTTGGTGATGATCTTAAAGATGTAGAAGCAACACTCGATGGTGTAAAGTTCACGATGGTTATTGATGGGAAAGAAGAGCGCTTTTTTTCACCTCTTTTAGGTGATTTTAATGCCATCAATCTTGGCGTGTGTATTCATGTAGCTAAAGAGCTAGGCATGCGTTTGGAAGCCATTAAAGAAGCCATTAAAGAGCTTAAAGGGGTAGAACATCGCCTTCAAAAAATTGAAGCAGGTGGAAAAGTGATTATTGATGATAGTTTTAATGGGAATTTAGAAGGTATGCTTAGTTCCTATGCATTGGTGGCATCGTATGCAGGGCGAAAAGTCATTGTAACACCTGGTATTGTGGAAAGTACAGTAGAAGCCAATGCTCTGTTAGCACAAACAATCGATGATGTTTTTGACCTTGTGATTATTACAGGAAAAAGCAATGCAGCGATTTTAGGATTACATGTAAAGAAAGCACAAAAAATTGTTTTAGCGGATAAGTCACAGTTACAAACAGTTTTAGCAGAACAAACACATGTAGGCGATTTAATTTTATTTTCTAATGATGCACCAAGCTTTATATAA
- a CDS encoding D-alanine--D-alanine ligase, translated as MKIAVLFGAQSFEHEISVVSAIALKKVLKSEIVYIFCDYERNFYLIPTDTINAKRFSSGAYKKDKSLVLKQGGFFAQKMFGEEKVAFDVLINLVHGRDGEDGKLSSLLEFFAIPYIGPRIEGSCISYNKLFTKLYAKEVGVDVLDYQVLHKESKDDIRIAYPFIVKPLRLGSSIGIGIVKDEKELSYALDVAFEFDDTVLIEPFMQGVKEYNLAGCKTDGFIFSIIEEPQKEEFLDFDKKYLDFSRTKRVTEAHLDVKIQEKIREAFVKLYDPLFLGALIRCDFFVIDETIYLNEINPIPGSMANYLFDDFDTIITSLAQYLPRTTTVMKAYHYIHSIQAAKGK; from the coding sequence ATGAAAATAGCCGTTTTATTTGGCGCACAAAGTTTTGAACATGAAATTAGTGTGGTGAGTGCCATTGCTTTAAAAAAAGTCTTAAAGAGTGAGATAGTTTATATTTTTTGTGATTATGAGCGAAATTTTTATCTCATCCCAACGGACACCATCAACGCTAAGCGTTTTAGTAGCGGTGCCTACAAAAAAGATAAGAGCCTTGTTCTAAAACAAGGAGGATTTTTTGCACAAAAAATGTTTGGTGAAGAAAAAGTGGCGTTTGATGTCCTGATAAATTTAGTACACGGACGAGATGGTGAAGATGGTAAATTAAGCTCTTTACTTGAGTTTTTCGCTATTCCTTACATTGGCCCTCGTATAGAGGGAAGTTGCATCAGTTATAACAAGCTTTTTACAAAACTCTATGCAAAAGAAGTGGGTGTTGATGTATTGGATTACCAAGTTTTGCACAAAGAAAGCAAAGACGATATTCGCATTGCGTATCCTTTTATTGTCAAGCCTTTACGTTTGGGAAGTTCCATTGGCATTGGCATTGTGAAAGACGAAAAAGAGCTCTCCTATGCCCTTGATGTTGCATTTGAGTTTGACGATACTGTGCTTATTGAACCTTTTATGCAAGGGGTCAAAGAGTATAACCTTGCAGGATGTAAAACCGATGGCTTTATTTTTTCAATTATTGAAGAGCCTCAAAAAGAGGAATTTTTGGATTTTGATAAAAAGTATTTGGATTTTTCACGTACCAAAAGAGTCACTGAAGCACATCTTGATGTCAAAATACAAGAAAAAATTCGTGAAGCTTTTGTAAAACTCTACGATCCGCTTTTTTTAGGGGCATTGATTCGTTGTGATTTTTTTGTGATTGATGAGACAATTTATTTGAATGAAATCAACCCAATTCCAGGAAGTATGGCAAATTATCTGTTTGATGATTTTGATACGATTATTACATCTTTAGCTCAGTACTTACCTCGTACTACAACCGTTATGAAAGCGTATCATTATATTCATTCCATTCAAGCTGCTAAAGGGAAGTAA